A region from the Candidatus Methylomirabilota bacterium genome encodes:
- a CDS encoding copper-binding protein: MRGWSAALVAGLLVPLLSAAPAASQSASSPKADWRGTGTVVAVLPPPSSLHATRPVIIIHHAPIHGLMEEAMDMPFIAASTGLFAGLRPGDRIAFGLKDTPDALLVVSIERLAPR, translated from the coding sequence ATGCGTGGGTGGAGCGCCGCGCTCGTCGCGGGACTCCTGGTGCCGCTGCTCTCCGCGGCGCCCGCCGCCTCGCAGAGCGCGTCATCCCCGAAGGCTGACTGGCGGGGCACGGGCACCGTCGTCGCGGTCCTCCCACCGCCGTCGAGCCTCCACGCGACCCGCCCGGTGATCATCATCCACCACGCCCCGATCCACGGCCTCATGGAGGAGGCGATGGACATGCCCTTCATCGCGGCCTCCACCGGCCTCTTCGCGGGCCTCCGGCCCGGCGACCGGATCGCGTTCGGCCTCAAGGACACGCCGGACGCCCTCCTCGTCGTCTCTATCGAGCGCCTGGCTCCGCGCTGA
- a CDS encoding prepilin-type N-terminal cleavage/methylation domain-containing protein: MSTPATRMPGINDQRGYTLAELLTAMAVLGLLLAGLLLTLQEGQTAYQYSAGRAEVQQNARVALDRMLRELRTATTIITSTSTDVKFTYCDGTNPATTPCDSTMLITVEYSLSGASAPYLLQRNQTGAANQPDTLIGGVSALTITYYDINNVVTTTAANVRSIDIQLTTRPEDTTIAAPNIRTAVVEGQVRVRNE; this comes from the coding sequence ATGAGCACGCCGGCGACGCGGATGCCCGGGATCAACGACCAGCGCGGGTACACGCTCGCGGAGCTCCTGACGGCCATGGCCGTGTTGGGGCTCCTCCTGGCCGGGCTCCTCCTCACGCTCCAGGAAGGGCAGACCGCCTACCAGTACAGCGCCGGTCGCGCGGAGGTCCAGCAGAACGCGCGCGTGGCGCTCGACCGGATGCTCCGCGAGCTGCGGACGGCGACGACGATCATCACCTCGACCTCGACCGACGTGAAGTTCACCTACTGCGACGGCACCAACCCCGCGACGACCCCTTGCGATAGCACCATGCTGATCACCGTCGAATATTCGCTGAGCGGCGCCAGCGCGCCGTACCTCCTCCAGCGCAACCAGACGGGCGCCGCGAACCAGCCCGACACCCTGATCGGCGGCGTGAGTGCGCTCACGATCACCTACTACGACATTAACAACGTCGTGACCACGACGGCGGCGAACGTCCGCTCGATCGACATCCAGCTCACGACGAGGCCCGAGGACACGACGATCGCGGCGCCGAACATCCGCACGGCCGTCGTGGAGGGCCAAGTGAGAGTGAGGAACGAATAA
- a CDS encoding cupin domain-containing protein, translating to MLAMKPVRDASHLYEVERRARHAERPGFWITELQISPTQQVPWHYHTSTQDTFYVLDGRLRLFLRDPKVEVRLAPGETYTVRPGRPHLVTNPGKTSAVFLVLQGIGEYDYVPLT from the coding sequence ATGCTCGCGATGAAGCCCGTCAGGGATGCGAGTCACCTCTACGAGGTCGAGCGGCGCGCCCGGCACGCCGAGCGGCCCGGCTTCTGGATCACCGAGCTCCAGATCTCGCCGACGCAGCAGGTGCCCTGGCATTATCACACGAGCACGCAGGACACCTTCTACGTGCTCGATGGCCGGCTGCGCCTGTTCCTGCGCGACCCGAAGGTGGAGGTCCGGCTCGCGCCGGGCGAGACCTACACGGTCAGGCCGGGCCGGCCGCACCTCGTGACGAACCCGGGCAAGACGTCGGCCGTGTTCCTCGTGCTCCAGGGCATCGGCGAGTACGACTACGTCCCGCTGACCTGA
- a CDS encoding haloalkane dehalogenase: protein MPISALDNHRRRRVRVLDTELAFVDTGAGDPVVFLHGNPTSSYLWRNVIPHVAGGARCLAPDLVGMGDSGKAPGGSYRFVDHARYLDAWFDALGLDRNVTLVVHDWGSALGFHWARRHPERVRGLAYMEALVRPMTWQEWPEPARKIFQAMRSPAGEEVVLAKNVFVERLLPASVLRGLTPEEMERYRTPYREPGESRRPTLTWPRQIPLDGEPADVAEIARAYADWLVRSPVPKLFVNGDPGFLATGAVRDFCRTWPNQQEVTVKGTHFLQEDSPDEIGRAVAAFVRRLSAEPGAR from the coding sequence ATGCCTATCAGCGCCCTCGACAACCACCGCCGGCGCCGCGTGCGCGTCCTCGACACCGAGCTCGCCTTCGTGGACACGGGCGCGGGCGACCCCGTCGTCTTCCTGCACGGCAACCCGACCTCCTCGTACCTCTGGCGGAACGTCATCCCTCACGTCGCGGGCGGCGCCCGGTGCCTGGCGCCGGACCTGGTCGGCATGGGCGACTCGGGCAAGGCGCCGGGCGGCTCGTACCGCTTCGTGGACCACGCCCGCTACCTCGACGCCTGGTTCGACGCCCTCGGCCTCGACCGGAACGTCACGCTCGTCGTCCACGACTGGGGCTCGGCGCTCGGCTTCCACTGGGCGCGCCGCCATCCCGAGCGCGTGCGGGGTCTCGCGTACATGGAGGCGCTCGTCCGCCCGATGACGTGGCAGGAGTGGCCGGAGCCGGCCCGCAAGATCTTCCAGGCGATGCGCTCGCCCGCGGGCGAGGAGGTCGTGCTCGCGAAGAACGTGTTCGTCGAGCGGCTCCTGCCGGCGAGCGTGCTGCGCGGGCTCACGCCCGAGGAGATGGAGCGCTACCGCACCCCCTACCGTGAGCCCGGCGAGTCGCGCCGGCCGACCCTCACCTGGCCGCGGCAGATCCCGCTCGACGGCGAGCCCGCCGACGTCGCCGAGATCGCGCGCGCGTACGCCGACTGGCTCGTGCGGAGCCCGGTGCCCAAGCTGTTCGTCAACGGCGATCCGGGCTTCCTCGCCACGGGCGCGGTCCGCGACTTCTGCCGGACCTGGCCGAACCAGCAGGAGGTCACGGTGAAGGGCACGCACTTCCTCCAGGAGGACTCGCCCGACGAGATCGGCCGCGCCGTCGCCGCGTTCGTCCGGCGGCTCAGCGCGGAGCCAGGCGCTCGATAG
- a CDS encoding enoyl-CoA hydratase — MTQDLLESVKDGVAVLTLNRPDRLNAMSRPMLDALLAALPRLADDPEVGAVVLTGAGRGFCAGGDVKAMAEGREAEGTTLEERAQALRGRMEVSRWLHEMPKPTIAMVRGAAAGAGLSLALACDLRVAGDTARFAPAFARVGYSGDFGGSWFLTRLVGTAKARELYYTADILDAQQALLLGLVNRVVPDRHLEDETLALAQRLARGPRVALRYMKRNFNAAETGALKDSLDLEAWHHTRCGMTEDHREAATAFVEKREPVFRGR; from the coding sequence ATGACCCAGGACCTGCTCGAGTCCGTCAAGGACGGCGTCGCCGTCCTCACGCTGAATCGCCCCGACCGCCTGAACGCCATGTCGCGGCCGATGCTCGACGCGCTCCTCGCGGCGCTGCCCCGGCTCGCCGACGACCCGGAGGTGGGCGCCGTCGTCCTCACCGGCGCCGGGCGCGGCTTCTGCGCGGGCGGCGACGTGAAGGCGATGGCCGAGGGGCGCGAGGCCGAGGGCACGACCCTCGAGGAGCGCGCCCAGGCCCTCCGCGGACGCATGGAGGTCTCGCGCTGGCTCCACGAGATGCCGAAGCCGACGATCGCGATGGTGCGCGGCGCCGCGGCGGGCGCCGGGCTCTCGCTGGCGCTCGCGTGCGACCTGCGGGTCGCCGGCGACACGGCGCGCTTCGCGCCGGCATTCGCGCGCGTGGGCTACTCGGGCGACTTCGGCGGGAGCTGGTTCCTTACCCGGCTCGTCGGCACCGCGAAGGCGCGCGAGCTCTACTACACGGCCGACATCCTGGACGCCCAGCAGGCGCTCCTGCTCGGGCTCGTGAACCGCGTCGTCCCGGACAGGCACCTCGAGGACGAGACGCTGGCGCTGGCCCAGCGCCTCGCGCGCGGCCCGCGCGTCGCGCTCCGGTACATGAAGCGCAACTTCAACGCGGCGGAGACCGGGGCGCTCAAGGACTCGCTCGACCTCGAGGCCTGGCACCACACGCGCTGCGGCATGACCGAGGACCATCGCGAGGCGGCGACGGCCTTCGTCGAGAAGCGCGAGCCGGTGTTCCGCGGGCGCTAG
- a CDS encoding MFS transporter, producing MALTPGLRRNILALGLDHSVFLIGFSFASQSTILPAFAAHLGAPNVVIGAIPAVMTLGWFLPSLFAAGHTQTLARKLPFVVRYTVWERAPFLVMVLAAFLLAERAPALTLAVLLLMLLTITGTGGVVMPAWMDIIGRAIPVTVRGRFFAGSALFAGLGGFAGSFLTARILAVLPPPASYGVCFLCAAACMGISFAALLLVHEPPAAAPAPAVALKTYLARVPALLRRNRNLTWFLAARAFGMVGSMGSGFFTVYALTGWAAPEAQVGVFTTLLLAGQVIGTVTLGWLADHAGHRLVLITGVAAMLGASVWALAASSLAAFGAVFVLAGLQGAAVTISNLNVLLEFAPSPEERPTYIGLGTTSLAPVAFGAPLVAGLIADARGFAAVFVLAALAGAVGLAILVAAVRDPRHEPAASPLP from the coding sequence ATGGCGCTGACGCCCGGCCTCCGCCGCAACATCCTGGCGCTCGGGCTCGACCACTCGGTCTTCCTGATCGGGTTCTCGTTCGCGTCCCAGTCCACGATCCTGCCCGCGTTCGCCGCGCACCTCGGCGCGCCCAACGTCGTCATCGGCGCGATCCCCGCGGTGATGACGCTTGGCTGGTTCCTGCCGTCGCTGTTCGCCGCGGGACACACGCAGACGCTCGCGCGGAAGCTCCCGTTCGTCGTGCGCTACACGGTCTGGGAACGGGCGCCGTTCCTGGTCATGGTCCTCGCCGCCTTTCTCCTCGCCGAGCGCGCGCCCGCCCTGACGCTCGCCGTGCTGCTCCTGATGCTCCTCACCATCACGGGCACCGGCGGCGTGGTGATGCCCGCGTGGATGGACATCATCGGCCGCGCGATCCCGGTGACGGTGCGCGGCCGTTTCTTCGCGGGCTCGGCCCTCTTCGCCGGCCTGGGCGGCTTCGCGGGGAGCTTCCTGACGGCGCGCATTCTCGCGGTGCTGCCGCCGCCGGCGAGCTACGGCGTGTGCTTCCTCTGCGCCGCGGCGTGCATGGGGATCTCGTTCGCCGCGCTGCTGCTCGTCCACGAGCCGCCGGCCGCGGCGCCCGCGCCGGCCGTCGCGCTGAAAACCTACCTCGCGCGCGTGCCGGCGCTGCTGCGCCGCAACCGGAACCTCACGTGGTTCCTCGCCGCGCGCGCGTTCGGCATGGTCGGCTCGATGGGGAGCGGCTTCTTCACGGTCTACGCGCTCACCGGCTGGGCGGCGCCCGAGGCCCAGGTGGGCGTGTTCACCACGCTGCTCCTCGCCGGCCAGGTCATCGGCACCGTGACGCTCGGCTGGCTCGCCGACCACGCGGGCCACCGGCTCGTGCTCATCACCGGCGTCGCCGCGATGCTGGGCGCCAGCGTCTGGGCCCTCGCCGCGTCCTCGCTCGCGGCGTTCGGTGCCGTGTTCGTGCTGGCGGGCCTCCAGGGCGCGGCGGTCACGATCTCGAACCTGAACGTCCTGCTCGAGTTCGCGCCCTCACCCGAGGAGCGGCCGACCTACATCGGCCTCGGGACCACGTCCCTCGCGCCGGTCGCGTTCGGCGCCCCCCTCGTCGCCGGCCTGATCGCCGACGCCCGGGGCTTCGCCGCCGTCTTCGTCCTGGCGGCCCTCGCCGGCGCGGTCGGCCTCGCCATCCTGGTCGCGGCGGTCAGGGATCCGCGTCACGAGCCCGCGGCCTCGCCTCTGCCCTGA
- a CDS encoding prepilin-type N-terminal cleavage/methylation domain-containing protein, with product MTLRDQRGFTVAEVLVAAVIVSLAFVALGTIVPIATYAVQEGYQLSTATFLADQKLEQIKVLPWTSTPANDCLGVSASSTAAPKTPGSATCTLGATFVNPGGALTWEADESTTSITNFNGYSRQVRVTDCGAGAGCMGIVDPGMRFVTVTVSYTSLTATGNAASGTKSYSVSMIVSQR from the coding sequence ATGACTCTCAGAGACCAGCGCGGATTCACGGTCGCCGAGGTGCTCGTCGCCGCGGTGATCGTCTCACTCGCGTTCGTCGCGCTCGGGACGATCGTGCCGATCGCGACCTACGCCGTGCAGGAGGGCTACCAGCTCTCCACGGCGACGTTCCTCGCCGATCAGAAGCTCGAGCAGATCAAGGTCCTGCCGTGGACGTCGACGCCGGCCAACGACTGTCTCGGCGTCTCGGCGTCGTCGACCGCGGCGCCGAAAACCCCGGGAAGCGCGACCTGCACGCTCGGCGCGACGTTCGTGAACCCCGGCGGCGCGCTCACCTGGGAGGCGGACGAGAGCACGACCTCGATCACCAACTTCAACGGTTACTCCCGGCAGGTCCGCGTCACGGATTGCGGAGCCGGAGCGGGGTGCATGGGAATCGTGGACCCCGGCATGCGCTTCGTCACCGTCACGGTGAGCTACACGTCGCTCACCGCCACCGGGAATGCCGCCTCCGGGACCAAGTCGTACTCGGTCTCGATGATCGTGAGCCAGCGATGA
- a CDS encoding pilus assembly PilX N-terminal domain-containing protein, translated as MNNERGIALPMALMVMVILTALMAAFAVLATSEPQIASNQVASAQARALAESGIERVLWALTSGQNGGVAPNALILTAGASGCTPYCLPAALGPYDGATETTLGVGSFKVVIQDGAQPNQKLVTARGYVPNATNPIAIKQIKVTVTRLNWINPLCALCTGSPAAPFPGNVQVGGTATLNASLTAQGSAPAGAFCAGVTPAAAVGATGTVGTNGTPGLYGPGGISPSIQQNASFPSSMFLSSSDMAALKAMAQARGTYYTATQATWSYPPSNGIIFVDTTDGGPLTSLNKANLHLNGGSNWSGWLVVNGDLTWTGNIGNLTGLIYAQNNLILHGAGNGNIQGAAISANLLDSSATSVDTLTIGNNPVSYNCPSVRNGGGTLSQNWFLSPGTYREVSGS; from the coding sequence ATGAACAACGAACGCGGAATTGCGCTGCCGATGGCGCTGATGGTGATGGTCATTCTGACCGCGCTCATGGCGGCCTTTGCCGTCCTCGCGACGAGCGAGCCACAGATCGCGAGCAACCAGGTCGCGAGCGCGCAGGCCCGCGCGCTGGCGGAGTCCGGCATCGAGCGCGTGCTCTGGGCCCTGACCTCAGGCCAGAATGGGGGTGTCGCGCCGAACGCGCTCATCCTCACGGCCGGGGCCTCGGGCTGCACGCCGTACTGCCTGCCCGCGGCCCTGGGGCCCTATGACGGCGCGACCGAGACAACGCTGGGCGTCGGCAGCTTCAAGGTGGTGATTCAAGACGGGGCGCAGCCGAACCAGAAGCTCGTGACCGCCAGAGGCTACGTCCCGAACGCGACGAACCCGATCGCGATCAAGCAGATCAAGGTGACCGTGACACGGCTCAACTGGATCAACCCCCTTTGCGCGCTCTGCACCGGCAGCCCGGCCGCCCCGTTTCCCGGGAACGTCCAGGTCGGCGGCACCGCCACCCTGAATGCCTCGTTGACAGCACAGGGGTCGGCGCCCGCAGGGGCGTTCTGCGCCGGGGTGACGCCAGCCGCCGCAGTGGGCGCCACCGGAACCGTCGGCACGAACGGAACCCCCGGGCTCTACGGTCCAGGTGGTATTTCCCCCTCCATTCAGCAAAACGCCAGCTTCCCGAGCAGCATGTTCTTGAGCAGCTCAGACATGGCCGCACTCAAGGCGATGGCGCAGGCGCGGGGAACCTATTACACGGCGACGCAGGCGACATGGAGCTACCCGCCGAGCAATGGCATCATCTTCGTAGACACGACTGACGGCGGGCCTCTAACTTCCCTCAACAAGGCCAACCTGCATCTCAACGGAGGCTCCAACTGGAGCGGGTGGCTCGTCGTCAATGGCGATCTGACCTGGACGGGTAACATTGGAAACCTGACGGGGCTCATCTACGCGCAAAACAATCTTATCCTCCACGGCGCTGGAAACGGCAATATCCAGGGTGCCGCCATCTCGGCGAACCTGCTGGATTCGAGTGCGACCTCCGTCGACACCCTCACCATTGGGAACAACCCGGTCAGCTACAATTGCCCAAGCGTCCGCAACGGCGGCGGCACGCTCAGCCAGAACTGGTTCCTCAGTCCCGGAACGTATCGAGAAGTGTCTGGATCTTGA
- the tenA gene encoding thiaminase II, producing the protein MGGTFTGELWQAIAPIWTAILRHPFVRGLTDGSLPRESFRFYAVQDALYLRDFARALSLAAARAPADEWISMFDEHAAGALKVERALHEGFFAEWRLTPEAVAATPLAPTNLAYTSYLLAVAYAAPWHEAVAALLPCYWIYWEVGKELERAGSPDPLYARWIGTYASEEFGGVVRAVLDATDRTAARLGDAERAAMRRHFVTTSRYEWMFWEMGHRREAWPV; encoded by the coding sequence ATGGGCGGCACCTTCACGGGCGAGCTCTGGCAGGCGATCGCGCCGATCTGGACGGCGATCCTCCGCCACCCCTTCGTGCGCGGCCTCACCGACGGCTCGCTCCCACGCGAGAGCTTCCGCTTCTACGCGGTGCAGGACGCGCTCTACCTCCGGGACTTCGCCCGCGCCCTCTCGCTCGCGGCGGCACGGGCGCCCGCGGACGAGTGGATCAGCATGTTCGACGAGCACGCGGCCGGCGCCCTGAAGGTCGAGCGCGCGCTCCACGAGGGCTTCTTCGCCGAGTGGCGACTCACCCCCGAGGCCGTCGCGGCCACGCCGCTGGCGCCGACGAACCTCGCCTACACGAGCTACCTCCTGGCCGTCGCCTACGCGGCGCCCTGGCACGAGGCGGTGGCCGCGCTCCTGCCGTGCTACTGGATCTACTGGGAGGTCGGCAAGGAGCTCGAGCGTGCGGGCTCGCCCGACCCGCTCTACGCGCGCTGGATCGGCACCTACGCCTCCGAGGAGTTCGGCGGCGTCGTGCGCGCCGTCCTCGACGCGACCGACCGCACCGCGGCGCGGCTCGGCGACGCGGAGCGGGCAGCGATGAGACGGCACTTCGTCACGACGAGCCGGTACGAGTGGATGTTCTGGGAGATGGGCCACCGCCGCGAAGCCTGGCCCGTCTGA
- a CDS encoding tetratricopeptide repeat protein, whose protein sequence is MDDAERLRRATELWQAAYRHQMKGDLDRAIELYRGSIAERPTAEAHTFLGWTLSFQGRLAEATAECLRAIEVDPDFGNPYNDIGCYLMQQDKLEEAIPWLEKAKRAPRYEPRQFPYMNLGRIYVRQGRWWDALREFEAAVRLAPDDAELRRTLHSLRARLN, encoded by the coding sequence ATGGACGACGCCGAGCGACTCCGGCGCGCGACCGAGCTCTGGCAGGCGGCGTACCGCCACCAGATGAAGGGCGACCTCGACCGCGCGATCGAGCTCTACCGGGGCTCGATCGCGGAGCGGCCGACCGCGGAGGCGCACACGTTCCTCGGCTGGACGCTGAGCTTCCAGGGCCGGCTCGCGGAGGCCACCGCCGAGTGCCTGCGGGCCATCGAGGTGGACCCCGACTTCGGCAACCCCTACAACGACATCGGCTGCTACCTCATGCAGCAGGACAAGCTCGAGGAGGCGATCCCGTGGCTCGAGAAGGCGAAGCGGGCGCCGCGCTACGAGCCCCGGCAATTCCCATACATGAACCTCGGCCGGATCTACGTCCGGCAGGGACGCTGGTGGGACGCGCTTCGCGAGTTCGAGGCCGCCGTGCGCCTGGCCCCCGACGACGCCGAGCTCCGCCGCACGCTCCATTCGCTGCGCGCCCGGCTGAACTGA